A single Larimichthys crocea isolate SSNF chromosome VIII, L_crocea_2.0, whole genome shotgun sequence DNA region contains:
- the LOC113746316 gene encoding LOW QUALITY PROTEIN: WD repeat-containing protein 88 (The sequence of the model RefSeq protein was modified relative to this genomic sequence to represent the inferred CDS: inserted 1 base in 1 codon; deleted 1 base in 1 codon; substituted 2 bases at 2 genomic stop codons), giving the protein MASTDIDPLSVHGAPERGGAEQEQQEEQEQQEEEEEAAGGGAEWSRETRVPVKVLGAHSGVVTAARLCFSDRCVLSCSADRTSVLWDVDSCRPLRVFDGVHARTITECALIPNTNRMVTVSWDKTMVVSDVETGQILWRWRQSGLLTSCGSSSDGRLLVCASDPQNAIHVVDAGGGQTLHHVSDHHRSTITRCRFDPHSQRVATVSADRTIKLWDLLARKTTVSIDSNHGNVVSDCCFTTAGHXLCTASWDKSVXSCGKFRLEGSNSRRDDAAAGHEGSVSACRFSADATXLVSGFYDRTVALWDYVEVWWSSASKDQTVRLWNIENMEEIPEVLEGKRTEGTGVHVLKCEQCGKPFPVSRLQTSDLLTQCVFCRLKSPSRYRPQPPPLM; this is encoded by the exons ATGGCGTCGACAGACATCGACCCGTTATCAGTTCACGGAGCTCCGGAGAGAGGAGGAGcggagcaggagcagcaggaggagcaggagcagcaggaggaggaggaggaggcggcaggAGGCGGGGCAGAGTGGAGCCGGGAGACCCGG gttcCAGTGAAGGTGTTAGGGGCTCACAGCGGCGTCGTCACCGCCGCCAGACTGTGCTTCAGTGACCGCTGCGTGCTGAGCTGCTCCGCGGACAGGACCTCCGTCCTCTGG gACGTGGACAGCTGCAGACCTCTGAGGGTGTTTGACGGCGTTCACGCTCGCACCATCACGGAGTGCGCCCTGATCCCGAACACCAACAG gatggTCACAGTGTCCTGGGATAAGACGATGGTGGTCTCTGACGTGGAGACAGGACAGATTCTG TGGCGGTGGCGTCAGTCCGGTCTGTTGACCTCCTGCGGCTCGTCGTCTGATGGCCGGCTGCTCGTCTGCGCCTCAGATCCTCAGAACGCTATTCATGTCGTGGACGCCGGCGGTGGACAGACGCTGCATCACGTCAGCG ATCATCACCGCTCCACCATCACACGCTGCCGATTCGACCCTCACAGCCAGAGAGTGGCCACGGTGTCTGCAGACCGGACCATCAAACTGTGGGACCTGCTGGCCCGCAAGACCACCGTGTCCATCGACAG TAACCACGGCAACGTGGTCTCCGACTGCTGCTTCACGACAGCGGGCC TCCTGTGCACGGCATCATGGGACAAAAGTGTGTGAAGCTGTGGGAAGTTCAGGCTGGAGGGTTCGAACTCACGGCGGGACGACGCTGCAGCAGGCCATGAAGGCAGTGTGAGC GCTTGCAGGTTCTCTGCTGATG CAACTTGACTGGTGTCTGGCTTCTATGACAGGACTGTTGCACTCTGGGATTATGTG GAAGTTTGGTGGTCCTCTGCCTCGAAG gatcAGACCGTCCGGCTGTGGAACATCGAGAACATGGAGGAGATCCCAGAAGTTCTGGAGGGGAAGAGGACTGAAGGGACGGGAGTCCACGTCCTGAAG TGTGAGCAGTGTGGGAAGCCGTTTCCTGTGTCCAGACTTCAGACCTCAGATCTGCTGACTCAGTGCGTCTTCTGTCGACTCAAGTCTCCGTCCAGATACCGGCCGCAGCCTCCGCCGCTCATGTGA
- the wdr59 gene encoding GATOR complex protein WDR59 isoform X1, with the protein MAARWSSENVVVEFRDAQATAMSVDCLGSHAVLSGRRFLYMVNLEAPSEAPRKIGRQSKWDVGTVQWNPHRAESHMFAASSNQRVDLYSWKDGCGEVHTSLQGHTRVISDLDWSWFEPEFLVTSSVDTYIYIWDTRDTRKPTVALSAVAGASQVKWNRKNQYLLASSHDGDVRIWDKRKPNTAAEYVAAHLSKIHGLDWHPDNEFILATSSQDNSVRFWDFRQPRKYLNILSCQVPVWKARYTPFSNGLVTVMVPQLRRENSLLLWSTLDLNSPVHAFVGHDDVVLEFQWRPQKEGSKDYQLVTWSRDQTLRIWRVDPQLQKLCVSDVVEDLMDGMSLTVETEKSLSSQEPDSHHSIGPAAENLQDDSGGRQDSAVGSGVPQTLQQEFSLVNLQIRNVNVEMDALNRSCMVSAHFGSHQVHLVVKFPAQYPNNAAPTFQFVSPTTIPSAMKTKIQKILTDTSLQKVKRNQNCLEPCVRQLVSCLESDMTQEDGPPSGPFVLSNPVTPALPAFPRVTNTYGSYQDANIPFPRTSGARFCGTGCLVYFTRPITMHRSAPPTEPTPRSLSALSAYHSGVLTPMKMRSESQSTLRLYSGSPTRSDKDTVSISSFYYKERKLPISASRRWSVQTLHDWPKSRRFKTKREGTDYGNRPIKLAGKVIIQEISCLLPVHKNLGESYILNMNDIQETCQKNQAAALTVGRRDVAKVWALASAATNQDLSPDSDPDTETPWARHPFGRHLLETLLDHYSHMSDVQTLAMLCSVFRAQAPPPDCYPLYAHHPSRPAMFPPHHSRYPSYTSSSVTSGSCSSTSDSITATTWNTGRDSEHANPWGEPSPDDYRYGNQGYTDPREREREQHDMNKRLLDPTNMLQFDDFKKCYGEILYRWGLRDKRADVLKFASCPPEPHKGIEFGVYCCHCRSQARGTQCAVCKRLTFQCAVCHVAVRGSSNFCLSCGHGGHTSHMMDWFRRQDECPAGCGCHCLLQSTF; encoded by the exons ATGGCGGCACGGTGGAGCAGCGAGAATGTGGTGGTGGAGTTCAGAGACgctcag gcCACTGCCATGTCCGTGGACTGTCTGGGCTCACACGCCGTGCTGTCCGG GCGGCGGTTCCTGTACATGGTGAACCTGGAGGCTCCGTCTGAAGCTCCGAGGAAGATCGGCCGGCAGAGTAAGTGGGACGTGGGGACGGTGCAGTGGAACCCTCACCGGGCGGAGTCTCACATGTTCGCCGCCTCG agcaACCAACGTGTGGACCTGTACTCATGGAAGGACGGCTGTGGAGAAGTTCACACCTCCCTGCAGGGACACACCCGAGTCATCAG tgaTCTGGACTGGTCCTGGTTTGAGCCTGAGTTTCTGGTCACCAGCTCAGTGGACACGTACATCTACATCTGGGACACAAG AGACACTCGGAAACCCACGGTGGCGCTGTCTGCAGTCG CCGGGGCGTCTCAGGTGAAGTGGAACAGGAAGAACCAGTACCTGCTGGCGTCCAGTCATGACGGAGATGTTCGGATCTGGGACAAAAGA AAGCCGAACACGGCGGCCGAGTACGTGGCGGCTCACCTGTCCAAGATCCACGGGCTGGACTGGCATCCGGACAACGAGTTCATCCTCGCCACGTCCAGTCAGGACAACTCAGTGAGG ttttggGATTTCCGACAGCCCAGGAAGTACCTGAACATCCTGTCCTGTCAGGTCCCGGTGTGGAAGGCCCGGTACACG CCGTTCTCCAACGGTCTGGTGACCGTCATGGTTCCtcagctgaggagagagaacagtctgctgctgtggagCACGCTCGACCTCAACAGTCCGGTCCACGCCTTCGTCGGACACGACGACGTCGTGCTCGAGTTCCAGTGGAGGCCGCAGAAAGAAG GTTCGAAGGACTACCAGCTGGTCACGTGGTCCAGAGACCAGACTCTGAGGATCTGGAGGGTGGACCCTCAGCTGCAGAAG ctgtgtgtcTCTGACGTGGTGGAGGACCTGATGGACGGGATGTCCCTCACCGTGGAGACAGAGAAGTCTTTGTCGTCTCAGGAGCCGGACAGTCACCACAGCATCGGACCTGCAGCTGAAAACCTGCaag ATGACTCTGGCGGCCGTCAGGACTCTGCGGTGGGTTCAGGTGTGCCTCAGACTCTGCAGCAGGAGTTCTCTCTGGTCAACCTGCAGATCAGGAACGTCAacgtggag atggatGCGTTGAACCGGAGCTGCATGGTGTCGGCTCACTTCGGCAGTCATCAGGTTCACCTGGTGGTCAAGTTTCCCGCTCAGTATCCAAACAACGCCGCGCCCACCTTCCAGTTCGTCTCCCCGACGACCATCCCATCCGCCATGAAGACCAAGATCCAGAAG ATTCTGACGGACACGTCGCTGCAGAAGGTGAAGAGGAACCAGAACTGTCTGGAACCGTGTGTCCGACAGCTGGTGTCCTGTCTGGAATCAGACAtg ACTCAGGAGGACGGCCCCCCCTCCGGCCCCTTCGTCCTGTCCAATCCCGTCACTCCGGCCCTGCCAGCATTTCCTCGAGTCACCAACACATACGGCTCCTATCAG GACGCCAACATCCCGTTCCCTCGGACGTCTGGCGCTCGTTTCTGTGGCACCGGCTGTCTGGTCTACTTCACCCGACCAATCACCATGCACCGATCGGCCCCGCCCACCGAGCCCACCCCCAg gtccCTGTCAGCGCTCTCAGCCTATCACAGTGGAGTGTTAACCCCGATGAAGATGCGTTCAGAGTCTCAGAGCACTCTGCGTCTGTACAGCGGCAGCCCGACTCGCTCCGACAAAGACACCGTGTCCATCTCATCGTTCTACTACAAAGAAcgg AAGCTCCCAATCTCTGCCTCCCGCCGCTGGTCTGTCCAAACCCTCCATGATTGGCCG aaatCCCGCCGGTTTAAGACGAAGCGAGAGGGGACGGACTACGGCAACCGTCCAATCAAACTGGCCGGGAAGGTCATCATCCAGGAGATTTCCTGTCTGCTGCCGGTCCACAAGAATCTAGGAGAGAGCTACAT TCTGAACATGAACGACATTCAGGAAACGTGTCAGAAGAATCAGGCGGCAGCGCTCACAGTCGGACGCAGAGACGTCGCCAAG gtttggGCCCTGGCGTCTGCAGCGACCAATCAGGACCTGAGTCCAGACTCGGACCCGGACACGGAGACGCCCTGGGCCAGACACCCATTTGGACGCCACCTGCTGGAgactct tcTGGATCACTACAGTCACATGAGTGACGTCCAGACGCTCGCCATGCTGTGCAGCGTGTTCAGAGCTCAGGCTCCGCCCCCTGACTGTTACCCCCTGTACGCTCATCATCCGTCACGCCCCGCCATGTTCCCGCCACACCACTCCCGATAC CCCAGCTACACGTCCAGCTCCGTCACCTCGGGCTCGTGCTCCAGCACGTCGGACTCCATCACCGCGACCACCTGGAACACAG GCAGAGACTCCGAGCACGCCAACCCCTGGGGAGAGCCGTCACCTGACGACTATCGCTACGGCAACCAGGGTTACACGGATCCACGGGAGCGGGAGCGCGAGCAGCACGACATGAACAAGAG GTTGCTGGACCCGACCAACATGCTTCAGTTTGACGACTTCAAGAAGTGTTACGGGGAGATCCTGTACCGCTGGGGCCTCCGGGACAAACGGGCCGATGTCCTCAAGTTCGCCTCCTGCCCGCCAGAACCTCACAAAGGCATCG AGTTCGGGGTGTACTGCTGTCACTGTCGCAGTCAGGCTCGTGGGACGCAGTGTGCCGTCTGTAAGCGCCTCACCTTCCAGTGCGCCGTCTGTCACGTGGCGGTCCGCGGCTCGTCCAACTTCTGCCTGAGCTGTGGACACGGAGGACACACCAGTCACATGATGGACTGGTTCCGCCGCCAGGACGAGTGTCCGGCCGGCTGCGGCTGCCACTGTCTGCTGCAGAGCACCTTCTGA
- the wdr59 gene encoding GATOR complex protein WDR59 isoform X2 produces the protein MAARWSSENVVVEFRDAQATAMSVDCLGSHAVLSGRRFLYMVNLEAPSEAPRKIGRQSKWDVGTVQWNPHRAESHMFAASSNQRVDLYSWKDGCGEVHTSLQGHTRVISDLDWSWFEPEFLVTSSVDTYIYIWDTRDTRKPTVALSAVAGASQVKWNRKNQYLLASSHDGDVRIWDKRKPNTAAEYVAAHLSKIHGLDWHPDNEFILATSSQDNSVRFWDFRQPRKYLNILSCQVPVWKARYTPFSNGLVTVMVPQLRRENSLLLWSTLDLNSPVHAFVGHDDVVLEFQWRPQKEGSKDYQLVTWSRDQTLRIWRVDPQLQKLCVSDVVEDLMDGMSLTVETEKSLSSQEPDSHHSIGPAAENLQDDSGGRQDSAVGSGVPQTLQQEFSLVNLQIRNVNVEMDALNRSCMVSAHFGSHQVHLVVKFPAQYPNNAAPTFQFVSPTTIPSAMKTKIQKILTDTSLQKVKRNQNCLEPCVRQLVSCLESDMTQEDGPPSGPFVLSNPVTPALPAFPRVTNTYGSYQDANIPFPRTSGARFCGTGCLVYFTRPITMHRSAPPTEPTPRSLSALSAYHSGVLTPMKMRSESQSTLRLYSGSPTRSDKDTVSISSFYYKERKSRRFKTKREGTDYGNRPIKLAGKVIIQEISCLLPVHKNLGESYILNMNDIQETCQKNQAAALTVGRRDVAKVWALASAATNQDLSPDSDPDTETPWARHPFGRHLLETLLDHYSHMSDVQTLAMLCSVFRAQAPPPDCYPLYAHHPSRPAMFPPHHSRYPSYTSSSVTSGSCSSTSDSITATTWNTGRDSEHANPWGEPSPDDYRYGNQGYTDPREREREQHDMNKRLLDPTNMLQFDDFKKCYGEILYRWGLRDKRADVLKFASCPPEPHKGIEFGVYCCHCRSQARGTQCAVCKRLTFQCAVCHVAVRGSSNFCLSCGHGGHTSHMMDWFRRQDECPAGCGCHCLLQSTF, from the exons ATGGCGGCACGGTGGAGCAGCGAGAATGTGGTGGTGGAGTTCAGAGACgctcag gcCACTGCCATGTCCGTGGACTGTCTGGGCTCACACGCCGTGCTGTCCGG GCGGCGGTTCCTGTACATGGTGAACCTGGAGGCTCCGTCTGAAGCTCCGAGGAAGATCGGCCGGCAGAGTAAGTGGGACGTGGGGACGGTGCAGTGGAACCCTCACCGGGCGGAGTCTCACATGTTCGCCGCCTCG agcaACCAACGTGTGGACCTGTACTCATGGAAGGACGGCTGTGGAGAAGTTCACACCTCCCTGCAGGGACACACCCGAGTCATCAG tgaTCTGGACTGGTCCTGGTTTGAGCCTGAGTTTCTGGTCACCAGCTCAGTGGACACGTACATCTACATCTGGGACACAAG AGACACTCGGAAACCCACGGTGGCGCTGTCTGCAGTCG CCGGGGCGTCTCAGGTGAAGTGGAACAGGAAGAACCAGTACCTGCTGGCGTCCAGTCATGACGGAGATGTTCGGATCTGGGACAAAAGA AAGCCGAACACGGCGGCCGAGTACGTGGCGGCTCACCTGTCCAAGATCCACGGGCTGGACTGGCATCCGGACAACGAGTTCATCCTCGCCACGTCCAGTCAGGACAACTCAGTGAGG ttttggGATTTCCGACAGCCCAGGAAGTACCTGAACATCCTGTCCTGTCAGGTCCCGGTGTGGAAGGCCCGGTACACG CCGTTCTCCAACGGTCTGGTGACCGTCATGGTTCCtcagctgaggagagagaacagtctgctgctgtggagCACGCTCGACCTCAACAGTCCGGTCCACGCCTTCGTCGGACACGACGACGTCGTGCTCGAGTTCCAGTGGAGGCCGCAGAAAGAAG GTTCGAAGGACTACCAGCTGGTCACGTGGTCCAGAGACCAGACTCTGAGGATCTGGAGGGTGGACCCTCAGCTGCAGAAG ctgtgtgtcTCTGACGTGGTGGAGGACCTGATGGACGGGATGTCCCTCACCGTGGAGACAGAGAAGTCTTTGTCGTCTCAGGAGCCGGACAGTCACCACAGCATCGGACCTGCAGCTGAAAACCTGCaag ATGACTCTGGCGGCCGTCAGGACTCTGCGGTGGGTTCAGGTGTGCCTCAGACTCTGCAGCAGGAGTTCTCTCTGGTCAACCTGCAGATCAGGAACGTCAacgtggag atggatGCGTTGAACCGGAGCTGCATGGTGTCGGCTCACTTCGGCAGTCATCAGGTTCACCTGGTGGTCAAGTTTCCCGCTCAGTATCCAAACAACGCCGCGCCCACCTTCCAGTTCGTCTCCCCGACGACCATCCCATCCGCCATGAAGACCAAGATCCAGAAG ATTCTGACGGACACGTCGCTGCAGAAGGTGAAGAGGAACCAGAACTGTCTGGAACCGTGTGTCCGACAGCTGGTGTCCTGTCTGGAATCAGACAtg ACTCAGGAGGACGGCCCCCCCTCCGGCCCCTTCGTCCTGTCCAATCCCGTCACTCCGGCCCTGCCAGCATTTCCTCGAGTCACCAACACATACGGCTCCTATCAG GACGCCAACATCCCGTTCCCTCGGACGTCTGGCGCTCGTTTCTGTGGCACCGGCTGTCTGGTCTACTTCACCCGACCAATCACCATGCACCGATCGGCCCCGCCCACCGAGCCCACCCCCAg gtccCTGTCAGCGCTCTCAGCCTATCACAGTGGAGTGTTAACCCCGATGAAGATGCGTTCAGAGTCTCAGAGCACTCTGCGTCTGTACAGCGGCAGCCCGACTCGCTCCGACAAAGACACCGTGTCCATCTCATCGTTCTACTACAAAGAAcgg aaatCCCGCCGGTTTAAGACGAAGCGAGAGGGGACGGACTACGGCAACCGTCCAATCAAACTGGCCGGGAAGGTCATCATCCAGGAGATTTCCTGTCTGCTGCCGGTCCACAAGAATCTAGGAGAGAGCTACAT TCTGAACATGAACGACATTCAGGAAACGTGTCAGAAGAATCAGGCGGCAGCGCTCACAGTCGGACGCAGAGACGTCGCCAAG gtttggGCCCTGGCGTCTGCAGCGACCAATCAGGACCTGAGTCCAGACTCGGACCCGGACACGGAGACGCCCTGGGCCAGACACCCATTTGGACGCCACCTGCTGGAgactct tcTGGATCACTACAGTCACATGAGTGACGTCCAGACGCTCGCCATGCTGTGCAGCGTGTTCAGAGCTCAGGCTCCGCCCCCTGACTGTTACCCCCTGTACGCTCATCATCCGTCACGCCCCGCCATGTTCCCGCCACACCACTCCCGATAC CCCAGCTACACGTCCAGCTCCGTCACCTCGGGCTCGTGCTCCAGCACGTCGGACTCCATCACCGCGACCACCTGGAACACAG GCAGAGACTCCGAGCACGCCAACCCCTGGGGAGAGCCGTCACCTGACGACTATCGCTACGGCAACCAGGGTTACACGGATCCACGGGAGCGGGAGCGCGAGCAGCACGACATGAACAAGAG GTTGCTGGACCCGACCAACATGCTTCAGTTTGACGACTTCAAGAAGTGTTACGGGGAGATCCTGTACCGCTGGGGCCTCCGGGACAAACGGGCCGATGTCCTCAAGTTCGCCTCCTGCCCGCCAGAACCTCACAAAGGCATCG AGTTCGGGGTGTACTGCTGTCACTGTCGCAGTCAGGCTCGTGGGACGCAGTGTGCCGTCTGTAAGCGCCTCACCTTCCAGTGCGCCGTCTGTCACGTGGCGGTCCGCGGCTCGTCCAACTTCTGCCTGAGCTGTGGACACGGAGGACACACCAGTCACATGATGGACTGGTTCCGCCGCCAGGACGAGTGTCCGGCCGGCTGCGGCTGCCACTGTCTGCTGCAGAGCACCTTCTGA
- the nob1 gene encoding RNA-binding protein NOB1, which yields MAPTLVEHVVADAGAFLKKAPLQEIGRNIYTLRDVVDEIRDKPTRRSLSFLPYELKFKEPHPEHVRLVTDFSKKTGDYPSLSATDIKVLALTYQLELEHVGSQHLKKEPEIKVNVQSTQRHPETPVNIAGFHFPSKKAALTVRQTQTEKDTSKDTSEDSSEFNSFTFWRDPLPSINGELLQLLDPIPDPVQVLNWKNKQNQTDTQTAFDEFNSFNFWRAPLPSIDGELLDLLKVDDVSSSESRLDEPEDQSDDGDEDDDDDDDDDGGGWITPSNIQQVKMDSGDWTAPADVTVGCLTTDFAMQNVLIQIGLHVLSVNGMLIKQARNYVLRCHACFKRTSNMNKLFCPHCGNKTLKKLAVTVGEDGSVHMHFSKNPKVLNPRGLRHSLPLPQGGKHGNNPQLVEDQRFPQQRLSRKARQKTDVFNPDYVAGSSPFCMNDIYSRAANLQIRDGQCGGGRRRANPNANHKKFVKKK from the exons ATGGCGCCGACCCTGGTGGAGCATGTTGTCGCAGACGCGGGAGCGTTTTTAAAGAAAGCTCCTCTGCAG gagATCGGCAGAAATATTTACACTCTGCGAGACGTCGTGGACGAAATCAGAGACAAACCGACCAGGAGGAGTCTGTCGTTCCTGCCGTACGAGCTCAAGTTTAAAGAGCCACATCCTGAACACGTCAGACTGG tgACAGATTTTTCTAAGAAGACCGGAGACTACCCGAGTCTGTCGGCCACAGACATCAAGGTTCTGGCTCTGACCTACCAGCTGGAGCTTGAACACGTCGGCTCCCAACACCTGAAGAAAGAGCCTGAGATCAAG gtgaatGTTCAGAGCACGCAGAGACACCCAGAGACACCAGTGAACATCGCAGGATTTCACTTCCCCTCCAAG AAAGCCGCTTTGACCGTCCGACAGACTCAAACAGAGAAGGACACGTCGAAGGACACGTCGGAGGACAGCAGCGAGTTCAACAGCTTCACCTTCTGGAGGGATCCTCTGCCGAGCATCAACGGAGAGCTGCTGCAGTTACTG GATCCGATTCCAGATCCGGTCCAGGTTTTAAACtggaagaacaaacagaaccagacgGACACGCAGACGGCGTTCGATGAGTTCAACAGCTTCAACTTCTGGAGAGCGCCGCTGCCGTCCATCGACGGCGAGCTGCTGGACCTACTG aAAGTGGATGACGTCTCCTCATCTGAGAGCCGATTGGACGAGCCAGAGGACCAATCGGACGACGGGgacgaggatgatgatgatgatgatgatgatgatggaggtggTTGGATCACTCCCAGTAACATCCAACAGGTGAAGATGGACTCTGGTGATTGGACGGCTCCTGCTGATGTCACAGTTGGATGTCTGACCACCGACTTCGCCATGCAG AACGTTCTGATCCAGATCGGACTGCATGTCCTCTCTGTGAACGGGATGCTGATCAAACAGGCGAGGAACTACGTCCTGAGATGTCACGCCTGCTTCAA GAGGACGTCCAACATGAACAAACttttctgtcctcactgtggaAACAAAACTCTGAAGAAGCTCGCCGTGACGGTCGGCGAGGACGGCAGCGTCCACATGCATTTCTCCAAAAACCCCAAAGTGCTGAACCCGAGAGGCCTGAGG CACTCTCTGCCGCTGCCTCAGGGCGGGAAACACGGTAACAACCCTCAGCTGGTGGAGGACCAGCGCTTCCCCCAGCAGAGACTCTCCCGTAAAGCTCGTCAGAAGACGGACGTGTTCAACCCGGACTACGTGGCCGGATCGTCTCCTTTCTGCATGAACGACATCTACAGCCGAGCCGCCAACCTGCAGATCCGAGACGGTCAGTGCGGAGGAGGCCGGAGACGAGCCAACCCCAACGCCAACCACAAGAAGTTTGTCAAGAAAAAGTGA
- the cog8 gene encoding conserved oligomeric Golgi complex subunit 8, protein MAAVDVEDESILASIFKDSFPDSWRDVPDFTAYLSELSGFGVDQLGREPERLAEERAQILQQTRELAFSNYQTFIRTADCTEHIYRDFGRVESSVSRLLDKLPGFGERCRGFMKEAEEIAVSRRMNSLTLNRHTEILEILEIPQLMDTCVRNGYYEEALELAAYVKRLEKKHSALPVIQGIVREVRQSTQLMLNQLLQQLRSNSQLPVCLRVIGYLRRMDVFTEAELRVKFLQARGTWLSSILNAIPEDDPYFHVTKTIEACRVHLFDIITQYRAIFSDEDPLVPPAGGQVAVNEAAIFHGWVVQKVAEFLETLERDLQRGVGGRLDSLLGQCMYFGLSFSRVGADFRGQLAPMFQQVAAETFRGAVQEAVDKFQEDMNLYTLIALPSVLGGTIPPVAPSTQPGTLQPPMALLDFQPLACFLNNILTAFNDLRLCCPVGLAQDVTRCLEDGLKKVTRQILVFHRAEESAFSDREKELFVQFCCSYADDLLPFLNRCLQVLFPPAQLALILGVPPTQLHRYGSLGCIELPAVLEPLDFLLPQRETLAPPPSMPELDLTAELSSGTFQTQPKEPATDPDLTVETGSPDPALTWSGLRERESEPTEPKSEELDEEFSLE, encoded by the exons ATGGCGGCCGTGGACGTGGAGGATGAGAGCATCCTGGCGTCCATCTTTAAGGACAGCTTCCCGGACAGCTGGAGGGACGTCCCGGACTTCACGGCCTACCTGTCCGAGCTCAGCGGGTTCGGGGTGGACCAGCTGGGCCGGGAGCCGGAGCGGCTGGCGGAGGAGCGGGCCCAGATCCTGCAGCAGACCCGAGAGCTGGCCTTCTCGAACTACCAGACCTTCATCCGAACCGCGGACTGCACCGAGCACATCTACCGGGACTTCGGCCGGGTGGAGAGCAGCGTGTCCCGGCTGCTGGACAAGCTGCCCGGCTTCGGGGAGAGATGCAG gggCTTCAtgaaggaggcggaggagaTCGCAGTGAGCCGGCGGATGAACAGCCTCACGTTGAACCGCCACACGGAGATCCTGGAGATCCTGGAGATCCCTCAGCTCATGGACACCTGCGTCCGCAACGGCTACTACGAGGAGGCTCTGGAGCTGGCAGCCTACGTGAAGAGGCTGGAGAAGAAGCACTCTGCACTGCCGGTCAtccag GGAATCGTGCGTGAAGTCCGTCAGTCGACTCAGCTGATGCTcaaccagctgctgcagcagctgcgcAGCAACTCGCAGCTCCCCGTGTGCCTGCGTGTGATTGGCTACCTGCGGAGGATGGACGTGTTCACGGAGGCGGAGCTGCGGGTGAAGTTCCTGCAGGCGCGCGGCACCTGGCTGAGCTCCATCCTCAACGCCATCCCTGAAGACGACCCGTACTTCCACGTCACCAAAACCATCGAGGCCTGCAGGGTGCACCTGTTTGACATCATCACGCAGTACAGAGCCATCTTCTCTGACGAGGACCCGCTGGTGCCCCCCGCCGGCGGGCAGGTGGCGGTGAACGAGGCCGCCATCTTCCACGGCTGGGTGGTGCAGAAGGTGGCTGAGTTCCTGGAGACTTTGGAGAGGGACCTGCAGCGCGGCGTGGGCGGCCGCCTGGACTCTCTGCTGGGTCAGTGCATGTACTTCGGCCTGTCCTTCAGCCGGGTGGGGGCGGACTTCCGCGGACAGCTGGCGCCGATGTTCCAGCAGGTGGCGGCGGAGACGTTCCGCGGCGCCGTGCAGGAGGCGGTGGACAAGTTCCAGGAGGACATGAACCTGTACACGCTCATCGCCCTGCCCTCGGTGCTGGGAGGCACCATCCCCCCCGTGGCCCCCAGCACCCAGCCCGGCACCCTGCAGCCGCCCATGGCGCTGCTGGACTTCCAGCCGCTGGCCTGCTTCCTCAACAACATCCTGACGGCCTTCAACGACCTGCGGCTCTGCTGCCCCGTCGGTCTGGCTCAGGATGTCACCAGATGCCTCGAAGATGGCCTCAAGAAG gtGACCCGTCAGATTCTGGTCTTCCACCGGGCGGAGGAGTCGGCCTTCAGCgacagagagaaggagctgtttgttcagttcTGCTGCTCGTATGCTGACGATCTGCTACCGTTCCTGAACCGGTGCCTGCAGGTTCTGTTCCCTCCGGCTCAGCTCGCGCTCATCCTGG GTGTTCCCCCGACCCAGCTGCACAGGTACGGCAGTCTGGGCTGCATCGAGCTCCCCGCGGTCCTCGAGCCTCTCGACTTCCTGCTTCCTCAGAGAGAGACGTTGGCGCCGCCGCCGTCGATGCCGGAGCTCGACCTCACTGCCGAGCTGAGCAGCGGAACGTTTCAGACGCAGCCCAAAGAACCAGCAACAGATCCCGACCTCACGGTGGAGACGGGGAGTCCAGACCCAGCACTGACCTGGTCCggtctcagagagagagagtctgaaCCGACCGAGCCGAAGTCTGAGGAACTCGACGAAGAGTTTTCTTTGGAGTGA